A stretch of DNA from Papio anubis isolate 15944 chromosome 4, Panubis1.0, whole genome shotgun sequence:
ATACACACCTTTTCCTAGAGGAAATCCCACATCTTCATAGGAGATCTGGTGTAATGCTCTTGGGACCTCTCTCTAGAGGAGAAGCTAATATCACTGGGTACTAGTAAGCCTCAACAAACATAATAGAGACAGAACTGTCATCATTATCAGAAAAGtaacagagaaaaatgttaaaacaatggTTTTGTGACCTTAAAGTCTGTGTTAGTCCCTTAGCACCACCGCTGAGATTTTGCCGAAAGGGACGTTTTGTGTGTTGGGCTTACTGAAGCAAGCCCTTGAAAGTGTTCAGAAATAGGGAAAATGAGAAACTGTTCCAGCTGAAAATACGGGCAAGGGGGAATCATTGAAGAAGACAGAATATTGAAGTGTTCAAATGAATAAAGAAGCTAAAACCCAAATCGTaagtatttctgtttctttgacatatataaaaggaaaatgtttaccAGGTGAATGTGATCAGCTAGGCATGTTTTGAAGGCAAATGTAACCAAATCATGTAACCCCTAACTTGCTCAAATTCTACATCCCAACCTTTCAGAGGAATGtccaaaaaggaaataattttgtaaaaactaaGGTTGGaagattcagaaagaaaattcagaatgAATTTTCCTAGCCCCAGAGTAGCAGGCTGAAGGAAATCCTTTTCCAGAGCTTTACTGGGCATTTGGGATAAATCACAATGACTCATTTATATAGATCTTCAACTTTTGCTGATCTTCCAACTTGATTTTCTTTCAGACTCTAGTTGCAGTGACACATAACCTTTGGCACAGGCTTAACTCATATCTGTCCTCTACTTATCCTCCCCGCCCCACTGCCGGGCTCATTGTTTTGGAGCACAGTGCAGGGAGAAGACAGCTCTCATCCTTCCTGTGTTGCTCTCCTGGGAGTTACTTCTCCAGATCCTATGGTCTTTTCACCTCTCCCATCAAACACCTCTCTCCTGACCACCGTCTCATGGAACCTGGGGTCTACAGTCCCTCTTGATACAATGAGACAACCTTGGGCTCAGGTGAAGGGTGAATGTGGAACCACCTACGCTTCCCTCTCTACCTACCTCCTCCTACTGTATAACTCCTATGTGGATAGAGCAGATTTATCAAAAAAGTAGGACTAATTAAACAGACTTACAACATAGGAGTGAGTGAATCAAAGGTCAAATTATGTTAACATCAAACTTACACTAGAATAAAAGCCATGGAGAACTTGAGAACAGAGATGGGCAGAAGAGTCAGCATTAGCAGGACAGTCTAGGGTGGCCTGTAGATTCCATACTGAGCTCCTGATGTCCTAGCCAGTGGGGTTTGAATATGTCTCCTCTTCTTGCCAACACACATCTCCCAAAGGCAAATGGTGATTTTCAGAGACAGCAAAGTCCAGATTTCTATAAATGAACAGAAGCATTCCTTAAATACGATGAAGATTGTACAACTCTGCCTGCTGGTGGggataagtttttttgtttgtttgttttgttttttgagatagggcttccctctgtcacctaggctggagggcagtggtgtgatcatggctcactgcagcctcgacctccaggactcaagggattctcccacctcagcctcccaagtagctgggactacaggcacatgccaccatgcccagctaattcttgtatttttagtagagccaggttttcaccatgttgcccaggcaggtctcgaactcctgggctcagtcatccacccaccttagcctcccaaagtgatgggatgattataggtgtgagccaccacacctggctagagagaagttttaattttccttctacttCCAAACCACAGCCAAAGGCTATAGGAACACAAGAAAAGGGGTATGGGAGCCCCTGGTGTTTCTTCACCTACTGGCTGCACAAAACACCTGGCTGGAGTTCTGAAATGACCACTGCCCTGTGCATGAGGCCTAAATACATCCCTACAACCTGGGATGTCTCACAGAACTCTCCCCaagcaggagggaggcagggcaaAGGTTTATTATCTTCTTAGCTAAGCAACTGTTGGCTTTTCCAGTTGTTCTAAGGAAACAAAGTTTCAAGCAGCTTCTGCAGATGGACTTTCCAGGATGAATTTCAGCTGCTTTATGTGCACACCCTTTCCATTAGTTAGTAAAAATGACCAAAACACGACTGTTGCAAGACCTTTCTCTCTAAATCTGTGGTTCTCAAGTAGGGGCAATTTTGCACtctggggacatttggcaatgtctggagaaatTTTTGCTTGTCACAGTGGAGAGAGGGGAGGGTAGAGAGAGATGCTACAGGCATCTAGTGGCTGGAGGCCAGGGAATGTGGCTAAAAATCCTACAATGTGCAGGACAGCCTCCAATAACAAAGAATTTTTGGCTTCAAATATCAATAGTGCTgctgttgagaaaccctgctctaaagacgtgggaaaaaaatgagatttaggTTCATCTGTGACCAATATTACCAATCATATCATCCTCATGTCACTCctgaattttactttaaaaattcattagcTGATCTTCTTACACATCATCCCTAAGAAGTAGATTAAGAGTAATAATGGCATGTACTAAgttcttactatgtgctaggttcTGGAATAAGGACTTTATATACTTTATGTCACTGTTGTCCctgttttcagaaaagaaaactgagctCCGAGCAATGAAGGAAGTTGCAACTGGACATAAAACTTAAAATGGCAGAGGGAGGAATCAATGCAGACATAGAGTTCTGAAGCTTTTGCTGTTGCTCTCAATGCATTTCTAAGGAAACCCAACAGTATCCATTTCACTGACCAATTGCTTTGTACccaaaattctatttttcataagaacttttcattttctgacaaaaactatttgttaaataaacataACTTCATAATTGTGATTATTCATCACTTGGAGcaaatttgactattttaaaacacatggattttttaaaaatccactttaaATGGTGGTGCCAGGTAAAACTGCAAGGAAGCTTGTGCTATCTGGAGAcacccatattttttttttttttttaaggaacattTTGTAACTTTACAACAGcatattgcatttttatattcatgTGCCTATCTCCTTCATTGTcctgtgtattagttttctactgctTTGCATGAAGAATTTAAACAGACctaacagcttaaaacaacacctaTTTATTAGTCCACAGTTCTGAAAGTCAGAAGTCCCAGCACAGCCATGGCATCACTGGGTTCTTGCTCAGGTTCTGCCAAGGCTGAAATCATAGTAATAGGCTCAGTTCTTGTCTGGAAAAGACAAGTTTgagaaaaaaatctgcttttgaaGCTCATTcgggttgttggcagaattcagttccttgcaacattggcctaggcaaataatttatgactaaaacCCTAAAGGAagtgcaacaaaaacaagaatagacaaatgggccttaattaaactaaaaagcttctgcacagtaaaataaataatcaacagagtaaacagacaacctacagaatgagagaaaatatttgcaaactacgcatctgacaaaggactaatatccagaatctacaaggaactcaaacaactcaacaagaaaaaaacaaccccattaaaaagtgggcaaaggacatgaataggtatttctcaaaaaagacaaacaagcggccaacgaacatatgaaaaaatgctcaacatccactaatcatcagagaaatgcacattaaaaccacaatgagatacaatctcacaccagtcaaaatggctatgattaaaaagtcaaaaaacaaccgATGTTGATGAgggtgcagagaaaaggaaacacatacacgtgttggtgggaatgtaaattcgtGCACAGTGCTTGGTTCAGAAGAcacactttaaagaaaaaagctggcTGAATGTTTATAACGTGTCTGTGTTTGTAGTGTTCACGTCCTGCGGGCGAGGACCCTAGTGCATTTTCTGCAATCCAGTAATGCCTGTCCGGTACATGGCAGCCAGTGAGCACTCAACAGGTGCAATCGTTGGGCCACACACTCTTGTTTGAAAATGTGCTTTATCCTCTTGACCTTTTTAGGTTATGCAATGTGAATTCAAGCTGAATAATACTGAAGCCAGTCTTACGAGACTTATTTCTAAGAAATATTCAGCTTTATTAAcgcaaataaaaataatcacacgCCCTTCCTTTGCAAGTGAACATTCATATTAGTGTCTGATAAATGCATTAAGACGACACATTCCTTAAATCAATCGGAGAACAGAACTTTGgtttctgcaaaaagaaaaactccCTTTTCCCTAGATTTTCTCAGCTCCTCCAGTGCTAGCCCCAGACAAGGTCTAAGTTATCTGCAGTTCTTTGGCCTCCCTTGCATTTAAATCGCATTTGGGTAAACGCTTCGTGGGCTTTCTAACTCCACAGAAACGCTAACCAGGTATTGGGCGCTCGCACCGCTTCCAGGTAACCAGCGAAGCTGCGGATTCCAGGCCCGCGCTGTGACGTCACCGGGCTCGCAGGCCACGGCGCGGTCTCAGGCTCCGGTGATTGGCTGGGGTCCATGACGTCACGGCCCGGGGCGGTCCCGCGATGGCCAGGGCCCCGGGATGCTCCgggtttgtttaaaaataaaggggGGCGGGAGCGCCCAGGAAAATCCGGGTGCCCACGGGGGTGCCGGCTGCCCCTCCCGCCGCCCCGCGTCCCGGCCCGGCCGCACCAACCCCCTCGGCGGCCCGCAAGGGGGCGGGGGGAGGCGGGGCGGAGGAGGAGCCGCGGGCGCGGCGCCGCGCTGTCCCTGGCCGCCGCCCGCCCCACTCCGCACCGCATGTAAACAGTCCCCGCCGGCCCAGCCCGGCCCCGGAGGAGCCCGCGCAGGCCGAGCCGAGCGCCGCGCTGCCCGCCCGGGAGAAGGGCGCCGAGGAGCGGGAGGGCGGGCGGCGGCGGGAGGCGGGCGCGGGGCCGCAATGGATTTCCAGCAGCTGGCCGACGTTGCGGAGAAATGGTGCTCCAACACGCCCTTCGAGCTCATCGCCACCGAGGAGACCGAGCGCAGGATGGATTTCTACGCCGACCCCGGCGTCTCCTTCTATGTGCTGTGTCCGGACAACGGCTGCGGCGACAATTTTGTGAGTGCCTGGGGGAGGGACCGCCGGAGCCGGCGGGAGTGTGGACGCAGCGGTGCATCCCTGCGCCCGGGCTACCGCGCGGTGGGCGGCGGTGGGCGCCTAGTGGGGGGGCGTAACCCGCGTCCTACTCCCCGCATGCTCCTCCGGGGAAGCCCCGGGCCGGGTGGTGCGGCCTCCGCGCCTCGGGTGGGGCCCGGTGGGCGGCGGGCAAGGCGCCCGGAGGATCCGGGGAGCCGGGTCGGGGCGGGAGGTGTGGCGTCCCCCTAAAGGCCACCCCTCTCCCCGCTGTTGCGGGCGCCGTTTCGGGAACCCGACCTGACGGCCAGTGCGCGTTGCCTGGCGTGGAGCATCCCTGGGGTGTGGGTGTCACCCGCGCCCGAGCAGCCTGGGCTGGGGCGCACAGATCCTCCGGCAGAAGCCCAGGTCCAGAGCTTCCCACATCCAGGCGTCCCGTCCAGGTTAGGAATCCCGCACCCATCCCGTGCCCAGCCTCGGCTCCTCGCCTTGCCCCTCCCGGGAGAACCCCGCTCCCCGCCCTCGCAGGTTAGTCCCTGCACTGCCTGTTTGGACACAAAGCTCTGTCCATACTAGCGATGCCCGATCTCCTGGACCTTCGTTGCGGAATTACACCCCGGATCTTAATACGCACGCGCGCCTGCGCAtacacccccaacacacacacacttatgctCACACACTCACCCTCACACGCGCACACTCACGCACACACGCGGGCACGCCTCTCCCCCTGCCCCCGCGCTGCCCTCGCCGCCTCTCTGAGCTGCCCGAGAGGTGTGTGTTGGCCCGGGCAGGTTCTCTCCAGCTGAGGCGGTGGCCCCAGCCTAGCTGAAGCCTGTCGGCGTTTCCAGATGAGGGGGAATCCCCTCAGCCCCGGCTCAGGGGGACCGGGAACTGGAACTGCGGTGTCCAAACCTTCCACTTTGAATCCTGCGCCCACCTGGGATCCCGGCTCTGGCAGTTGAGGGAGGGGATGCAGAGGGCAGGGGAGTCGGGGTGGGAGGGGCGGAGTAGGGCGAGCACGGTGCTCATGAAGTGTTTGTAAGGATGGGGAATAAATAATGATCCCCAAATGTAAGATGGAGGCGGCCGTGGGCGCGGGTGACCGTGTGGTCGCCGGCCTTGTGGGCGGAGGTGGGGCGGTGTGGGGCGCGGCCTGGTGCAGGCTCCTCAGGTGGGGGAGACAAAGCTGGGCCGTGGTCCTGCAGCCGCGCGCCCTGACCACCTATGGGAAGTTCGCGAAGGAGTTGGGGAGACTGCAAGACCGCCTTTCTTGGTCCTGGAGAGGTGAAGGCTTGTGTATGTCTGGCCAATAAAGCATTCCCTCCGCGCACACGCACCCCCCGAAGAGGGCAGGGATCCACCTGGACATTCCAGAAGTGGCACTCCAGAAAAGGGATGGCCTTGTGTGACAGCCAGATATGAGTTCTGGCTCTGTGACTGTGCTCAAAAATACCCACCCTGAGCTCAGTTTCCACATCCAAAAAAATAGGTATAATAATGCCAGCACCGAGGTGTTCATATAGGTGACTCACTGAACAGTCCCTGATACACAGCAAGAGCCCCACAAATTTGGGGTTAGAGACCTGGGGTTCCCCAGAATTTAGAGcttgtctcattttttaaagaacgTTGGTTTTCCcgctgtaaaatggggctaatcaGAATGCCTCCAGAAGAAccaactgaaaaataatattaatgccCGTAAGCCCATCTTAACAGTAGgtaaagtaagtaaataagtGTTCTTTTTGCAAGGAGTGGGAGATCATTAAAAAGGGATTCACTCCATCGCAAAAGTGTGAGAAAACCCCCAGGATACAGTGGAAAGGGCACCAGAATCCAGCTGACTGTAAAATGTTAGGGTTTGGCTAGGGTCCCTTCCAGCTCTGGGCTTCCTTCCTCTGCCAGCGTCCTTTCTCCCTCCTGACCATGTGAAACAGGACAAGaatggctcatggttctggattTCACTGGGGAGAAGCCCACACAGCCTTCCTGCTGGGACTGCCCAGGCCATACCCAAAGAAATGACTCCAAAGACAGTAAGTGGGCCAGGAAGACAAAAGGCTGTTCTCTTGCCATGAGTATGTGTATCCAACCATCGTTCAGAAGTAAGAAGTACTATATTATTTGTATCAGGCCTTTCTCTTGAGGCCacccatattttaaatattttcccatctGCATGAGAAAAATGCTTGAAAGTGCCATGTAAACTGACAATTTAAATAGAATAGATGGAAAGATAGAGGATGGGGGTGGGCAGATGATTCCTTGGGTGgaatggaactttctccaagttCTGGAGGCTCTAATGGACAAGATGCCAACCTCAGGAGTTTTCTTAGCCAGACCTCTTGAATCTGTCCCAGGCCAGGTTTGTCAAGCTACTGTTTGCCTCTAATAAGTGTCCTGcctcagttcttttctttttcccaggaAAATGTATTAAGCATTAGACAAAAATGTGAGATGAGTGGAATTTCTGTTAGTTGAAGGACTTAGCAATAAGAATATCTACGTGAGCATTTCTCGATTTACAAAAGTATTTccacatcattcattcattcattcagcaaacatttattgagggtttaCTTTGTGCCAGGCGAGTGCTATCTTGAATACAAATAGgatctctgccttcatgttcCTGGGGCAATTTTTACTTGTCTAGGAAGCAGTGTGGTGCGGTGGTGAAGCACACAGGCTGTAGATCAGATTGTGTGGGTTTGCACCTCAGCTCCCCACATTTGTGTGCCTTGGGGAAGTTATTTAACCCCTCTATgccatactttttctttttgtttgtttttctttttttgagacagtcttgctctgtcacccaggctggagtgtagtagcacaatctcagctcactgcaacctccacctcccaagttcaagtgattcttgtgcctcagcctccccagtagctgggattaaaggcatgcacctcacacccagctaatttttctatttttagtagagacagggtttgttatgttgcctaggctggtatcgaacctctgggctcaagtgatcctcccacgttggcctcccaaagtgctgggatgataggcgtgagccactgcgcctggcctctatgCCATActttctacatctgtaaaattgggatgaTAATATTAGTACCTCCTGGGCAGAGTTGTTTGAGAACAGTGTCTAAAGTAGGGGCAGCTTAGATAGTCTAAGCCACTGTCATTTTTCATCGTATCTCCTAACTTGTCTCCTTGCTTATAACCTCCACCTCACTCTTACTGTAAGTACTGAAGTGGGGGTACTAAATAGATCCAAAATGACTGCTTGGGGAGACTGACTCTAAGCCACTCTCTACCCAGCAGTCATGTTggttctatttaaaatataagccAGATCGTGTCACCACTATTCCCCACCTCAGCTGAACTGACTTcctatcttttataataaaacctAAGCTCTTGCCTTGGCCTCAGGCCCCCACATGATCTACCTTCCTGCCACACAGAGCCTTCTAGTCCTTAGACGTGCCAAGTGCATTCCTGCCTCAAGGCCTTGGCTCTTGCATTCTGTCTGCCTAGAACCCTCTTGCCCCAGATCTTTACACGGCTGGTTCCTCGATACTCCTGAGGCCCAAGAGAAACCTTTCTGACGACATGTTCTTTCACCTCACCATCTTTTATTCTTCCCATAGCACTTGTTAGACTTGGCattctctttttgttcttctgCCTCCCCAACTGGACTCTAAGCTTCATGAGAGCAGAGGCCTTGTCTGTGTTATCACTGTGTTCTGGCATTTGGAACAGCATCCAAACATGATGGGTGCTCAGTACATACCTGTAAGGATGAGTAAATTATAGTCTAGTGTAAAAGACATGTCAAATGTCAAGAATTCAgtttcaaagaataataataataaccgtCACTTATGTTCAGTTTTTTATGTAGCAGACGCTGCTCTTGGCACTTTACATATGCCAACTCATTTAACTTTAGTACTCTCACAAGGCCATCTCTataattatctctgttttacagaggaagaaactgagacatgGCAAACTTTACTAACTTTTCCACAGTTAATAAGTGGTAGAGCACCTTGAACTACAGCCCTGTATTGAATGCATGGCATCACAGGAGTGACAACAGGGGACCCCATCTAGACTGGGTTCAAGGGTCGCTTCTTATTGGGCCTCACAAAAATTCgttgaggtagatattattattcccactttataggcaaagaaactgaggctcagggagtttaAGGGGCTCATCCAGGACTGTACCACTAagaagtgacagagcaaggactTGAGCCCAGAGGCCTGTCCTCTCCACCATGCAGAATGGCCCACAGGTGGGGTCAGGCCAGTAGTTCCAGGGGCACGAGATCAAGGACGCctgtttatttttcctccatTCTGGGTCCCTTGCACATACTTTCTCTATCTTGCTCCACAGCCCATCCCATCCATGCCGACCCTTGCCCCTCTGCCAGGGACCCCTCTCTGTGGGCCCCATCATCAGGGCCTGCGGTGAAACAAAGCTGCTAGTACCCTGTGTGTGGAAGGAGTTCAAGGGCATGGCCACCCTACCTGGCTCTACAGGTTTGACAAGGGAGGGCTCCTGGCCCTGGTCAGTGGGGTCCGCGGAGTCCTTTCTGCCAACTTGGAAGGTCCTTGGGGTCCTGGCAGGCTTGGAATGGGGTTTCAGCAGCCACTTGGATGCCAGATAAACAGAGGGGCACTCCTAGGCACGGAGCACCAGCTGCGTTCCTTCCTTGTCCTGGGCCACGAGAAATGAGGTCTCAGAACAAAGAGCACTGCCCTGCCCCTCTGGGGGCCTGGATGCTGATGACTGCGGGAGAGGAGGGATTCATTTCCCAGATTGCCCAGCCTTTCCTGTCAGCCCAGTCAGACACATGTTAGACTCTAACATTTTGTATAGTTTAATCCCTCCTCAGCACAAAGACAAAGGTAGTAATCAtgatattattaaagaaaagggCTTTATTTATGGAAGAACTGTGATTTAATTTTACACGTGTTtatagaggggtgtgtgtgtgtatatatatccccATTTGTGGTCTGAACACATCTTTATTATTAACTATGTGATCAAATAACAGCCTTCttattttggagaaagaaaatagaacttATTTAAATGAGATTGAGTCACGCTTATGTGGTGGTATAGTGGAGAGAAAGTACTTTCTTGTCTGATTTAAACTCTaccctgtttcctcctctgtcagaTAGGGACAGTCATGCCTGTATTACATGATTAGAGTGAGGATGAAATGAGCTGTGCGTGTGACGTTCTCAGTAGACAGAAGGCATTCCACAATGGCGGCGCGTGTTCATACAGAGAGGTTATTTCTGGGAAAACGATAGGTCCTTTGTATATTCTTTGAGTGGTAGTCATGAGGAGAGTAGTTATGTTAATATGAGCTGAAGTAGATGGGAATAAGCGCTTTTTGGGCCCCTGCTAAATGAGAGTCGGTCTACAGGTTGTCTCCTGAAATCTTTAGATTCCCCCTTATTTTACGTGACTTACAAATGAACACACTGAGGCTCAGGTTAAACATTGTGCACAGAGTGTAGTTGAAAGGGTGTACACTCCTCCGTTGACATTCTGGCTCTGCCCTTGTTCCCTGTGTGACCaaaggcaagttacttaacctctttgagcctcagtttcctcactggtaaAATGGGTCAGTGGCTGACACACAGATTGGGTTAGTCCTAGGTGTGGCCAGCTGTGCTCTTCCCACCATGTGCAGAAATATGTTTTGAggtggggccgggtgcggtggctcacacctgtaatcccagcactttgggaggccgaggcgggcggatcacctgaggtcaggaattcaagaccagcctggccaacctggtgaaaccctgtctctactgaaaacacagaaattagctgggcgtggtggtgcgtgcctgtaatcccagctacttgggaggctgaggcaggagaa
This window harbors:
- the MTURN gene encoding maturin isoform X2, translating into MLRVCLKIKGGGSAQENPGAHGGAGCPSRRPASRPGRTNPLGGPQGGGGRRGGGGAAGAAPRCPWPPPAPLRTACKQSPPAQPGPGGARAGRAERRAARPGEGRRGAGGRAAAGGGRGAAMDFQQLADVAEKWCSNTPFELIATEETERRMDFYADPGVSFYVLCPDNGCGDNFMQRGKEGTYVHHLLNIHCMPARHCASTCGVRARTACLSCS